In a single window of the Melioribacteraceae bacterium genome:
- a CDS encoding peptidylprolyl isomerase: MTIQYKTVLVIIFLTSLLFNSHLKSQQLALPKQTLAEIGNYKINLDDFKIRYEEYLFSSGLKDNIVTRRAILNNAINEIILEKFDDNSKIYNNPEFKREIEWARKQTLLAYLKDQLVYAKITASDEEVRDAFYKSNVKIAARHLYCQTEEEADAIYQLLQTGSTFEELAKQLFTDSTLQNNGGYLGYFSWGEMDPAFEDAAYSLQVNEISKPVKLKNGFSIIKVDDRVPLPIMTENEFLNKRNHMQRVVKMRKRRPAEVDFMNKIFNQNEVKINDNGLNSLLAKITSGNNEQEVSNKNKNSIVASYKGRTYSVDYLSRRINDFPKYHLEKITAANTLISAIKGLILQEILLKLAHDNKFENSAEVKSVINKYEKNIFLRYKRSEIAEKAIFPDSVLYSFYENNLTKFMESDKINVQEIIVRENLLAERLITSLLNGEDFGKLAIEHSTREWSKSNRGILGLADVSKFGILKDTLWHAELGKIIGPIKIEDSYGIFKVLEKKKGLPKKFNDVYDEVVHYTKKEKSRLVVEQYISNISKKIKIFIDEDLLGRFTLSQ; encoded by the coding sequence ATGACAATTCAGTACAAAACTGTATTAGTAATTATTTTTTTAACATCACTTCTATTCAACTCACACTTAAAATCTCAACAGTTAGCGCTACCTAAACAAACTTTAGCTGAAATTGGTAACTATAAAATCAATCTGGATGATTTCAAAATCCGCTATGAAGAATACCTATTTTCGAGCGGATTAAAGGATAATATTGTAACAAGAAGAGCTATACTTAATAATGCAATTAATGAAATTATCCTTGAAAAATTTGATGACAATTCAAAAATTTATAATAATCCTGAGTTTAAAAGAGAAATTGAATGGGCGAGAAAACAAACACTTCTTGCTTATTTGAAAGACCAATTAGTCTATGCAAAAATTACTGCAAGCGATGAAGAAGTTAGAGATGCTTTTTATAAATCTAATGTTAAAATTGCCGCACGGCACCTTTACTGCCAAACGGAAGAAGAAGCAGACGCGATTTACCAATTGTTGCAGACTGGCTCCACATTTGAAGAATTGGCAAAACAGCTTTTTACCGACTCAACCCTGCAAAATAATGGTGGTTACTTAGGTTATTTTTCATGGGGTGAAATGGATCCTGCTTTTGAAGATGCTGCTTACTCCCTGCAAGTCAATGAAATTTCAAAACCCGTTAAACTCAAAAATGGTTTTTCAATTATTAAGGTGGATGATAGAGTACCCTTACCAATAATGACCGAGAATGAATTTTTGAATAAAAGAAATCATATGCAACGGGTTGTTAAAATGAGAAAAAGAAGACCCGCAGAGGTCGACTTTATGAATAAGATTTTTAATCAAAATGAAGTTAAAATTAATGATAATGGACTGAATTCTTTGCTGGCCAAGATAACTTCGGGAAATAATGAGCAAGAAGTATCTAACAAAAATAAAAATTCCATTGTTGCAAGTTATAAAGGTCGAACATATAGTGTGGACTATCTTTCAAGAAGGATAAACGATTTTCCAAAATATCATTTAGAAAAAATAACTGCAGCAAATACACTTATAAGCGCGATTAAAGGATTGATCCTTCAAGAGATATTATTAAAACTGGCCCATGATAATAAATTTGAAAATTCGGCAGAGGTGAAAAGTGTCATCAATAAATATGAAAAAAATATTTTTTTGAGATACAAGAGAAGCGAGATTGCAGAAAAAGCCATATTCCCAGATTCAGTGCTTTATTCTTTTTATGAAAACAATCTCACAAAGTTTATGGAAAGCGATAAAATAAATGTACAAGAAATTATTGTTAGAGAGAACTTGTTGGCTGAGAGATTGATTACAAGTTTACTCAATGGTGAAGATTTTGGGAAGTTAGCAATTGAGCATTCAACTCGAGAATGGTCAAAAAGTAATAGGGGAATATTAGGCTTGGCAGATGTGTCAAAGTTTGGTATTTTAAAAGACACATTATGGCATGCAGAATTGGGCAAAATTATTGGCCCAATTAAGATAGAAGATTCCTATGGAATCTTTAAAGTATTAGAAAAAAAGAAAGGTTTACCTAAGAAATTTAATGATGTTTATGATGAGGTTGTTCATTATACTAAAAAGGAAAAATCAAGATTAGTAGTTGAGCAGTACATTAGTAATATTTCAAAAAAAATAAAAATATTTATTGACGA
- the rnhC gene encoding ribonuclease HIII, which yields MILKENAKHKTEELKNLLQSSGFKTESIILREYNYEFNTVLGKDKIKVQVFFGKKGVKTILQGDNASPLFNQLNSIIFDQKQLELIEQTVAEPDEYIGTDEAGKGDFFGPLVVAAVHVDPRSKEELFSIGVRDSKLINDNQISILAPSIKRIVKENYEVIRINPEKYNELYPRFNNLNKLLNWAHSKAIENLLEKSKSKNVITDKFSKRDLDVASSSKFDDVKFVQETKAEKYTGVAAASILARASFLDWFKLHYKNGYDIPKGASSATETYANKLKSIVGTEQMNKFAKLHFKNFTRLK from the coding sequence ATGATCCTTAAAGAAAATGCAAAGCACAAAACAGAAGAACTAAAAAACTTACTCCAAAGTTCGGGATTCAAAACGGAATCGATAATTTTGAGAGAATACAATTATGAATTTAATACGGTTCTCGGAAAAGATAAAATTAAAGTTCAGGTCTTCTTTGGTAAAAAAGGAGTAAAAACAATTTTACAAGGAGACAATGCCTCTCCCCTATTCAATCAATTAAACAGCATAATTTTTGATCAAAAACAATTAGAATTAATTGAACAGACGGTTGCAGAACCCGATGAATATATTGGCACAGATGAAGCCGGCAAAGGAGATTTTTTTGGTCCTCTTGTTGTTGCTGCAGTTCATGTCGATCCACGTTCGAAGGAAGAACTTTTTAGTATTGGTGTGCGCGACAGTAAATTAATAAATGATAATCAGATTTCTATACTTGCACCTTCAATTAAAAGAATTGTAAAAGAAAATTATGAAGTGATTAGAATAAATCCCGAAAAATACAATGAACTTTATCCCCGCTTTAATAATCTTAATAAACTTTTAAACTGGGCTCACTCTAAAGCTATTGAAAACCTTTTGGAAAAATCAAAAAGTAAGAATGTTATTACTGATAAATTCAGCAAAAGAGATTTAGATGTTGCCTCTTCATCAAAATTCGACGATGTTAAGTTTGTTCAAGAAACTAAAGCAGAAAAGTATACAGGTGTTGCCGCGGCTTCAATTCTTGCCCGCGCATCATTTTTAGATTGGTTTAAATTACATTATAAAAATGGTTATGATATTCCCAAGGGAGCTTCTTCGGCAACCGAAACTTATGCGAACAAATTAAAAAGTATTGTGGGTACGGAACAAATGAACAAATTTGCCAAGCTTCATTTTAAAAATTTCACAAGATTGAAATGA
- a CDS encoding ATP-dependent 6-phosphofructokinase, with product MATTKKVKRIGILTGGGDCPGLNAVIRGVTKPAHDHGLTVIGIQDGFEGLVEKRGLELINKDVSGILATGGTILGSSNKGDPFHWPVIENDKIKIIDVSDQVFKNYEEWELDAVVVIGGDGTMTIANKLRKMGMNVVGVPKTIDNDLEATDLTFGHDSAVFVVSEALDRLHTTASSHHRVMVVEVMGRYAGWIALNGGIAGGADVILIPEIPFNWDMIFEKIQKRTKMGKRFSLICAAEGAKPKDGELIVKEVDAKRTDPIRLGGIGEFIAKKIEHDTGREARTTVLGHLQRGGSPTAFDRILSTKFGTNAINLVLSNNFGQMVALKGNSIISVDIEDAISHQKLVKVNDQGVEAALSIGVSFGSENL from the coding sequence ATGGCCACAACTAAAAAAGTAAAGCGAATTGGTATTTTAACCGGAGGGGGCGATTGCCCTGGTTTAAACGCGGTTATTAGAGGAGTAACAAAACCGGCACACGATCATGGACTCACCGTCATCGGCATTCAAGATGGATTTGAAGGATTAGTTGAGAAAAGAGGTTTGGAGTTGATTAATAAGGATGTGTCGGGAATTCTAGCTACAGGAGGCACCATTCTCGGCTCTTCAAATAAAGGCGACCCATTTCATTGGCCAGTAATTGAAAATGATAAGATTAAGATAATAGATGTATCAGATCAAGTATTTAAAAATTATGAAGAATGGGAGCTCGATGCGGTTGTAGTTATTGGTGGCGATGGAACCATGACAATCGCCAATAAACTTAGAAAAATGGGGATGAATGTTGTGGGTGTTCCCAAAACTATCGATAATGACCTGGAAGCAACAGATCTCACGTTCGGGCACGATTCTGCGGTATTTGTAGTTTCTGAAGCGCTCGATAGATTGCACACAACGGCATCATCACATCATAGAGTAATGGTAGTTGAGGTAATGGGTCGATATGCCGGATGGATTGCTCTCAATGGGGGAATTGCTGGAGGCGCTGATGTTATCCTTATCCCAGAGATTCCGTTTAATTGGGACATGATATTTGAGAAAATACAGAAGCGCACAAAAATGGGGAAAAGATTCAGCCTCATCTGTGCAGCTGAGGGAGCGAAACCTAAAGATGGCGAATTGATCGTAAAAGAGGTTGATGCTAAAAGGACAGATCCAATTCGATTAGGAGGAATTGGTGAATTCATCGCAAAAAAAATTGAGCATGACACTGGAAGAGAAGCTAGAACAACCGTTTTAGGGCATTTGCAGCGTGGTGGAAGTCCTACCGCATTCGATAGAATTCTCTCAACAAAATTTGGCACTAATGCAATAAATCTTGTTTTAAGCAATAATTTTGGGCAAATGGTGGCTTTAAAAGGGAATAGCATTATTAGTGTTGATATTGAAGATGCTATCTCACATCAAAAATTGGTTAAAGTTAATGATCAGGGGGTGGAAGCTGCATTGTCTATCGGGGTAAGTTTCGGATCAGAAAATTTATAG
- a CDS encoding LacI family DNA-binding transcriptional regulator, producing the protein MNTKQIRLNDIAKKLGVSLITVSKALRGHPDVSQSTAELVKKTADELGYYPNLMARNLASRKSNSIGVVLPQIAHHFFSAIMDHIYNYAMMNNYQVFLTVSQENSEMQKKQIQTLLSLRVDGLIVSITQDSNDFEIFENALRRQTPIVFMDRIPNLTRCNTVTVNDKNGAFIAIEHAIKLGYKKIAHFAGYSNVNIGLQRILGFKNAMQKNGLEVKSDWIIEGGYDEKNGYETFMNLYHQNNLPEFILAVTYPVAIGIYKAAKEVGMRIPEDIDLICFGNSPVQEFLSPPLSCINQPTEQLAYKSIDLLIENINNIDEFEYKHIIVDTELILRGTCINYKKN; encoded by the coding sequence ATGAACACAAAACAAATACGGCTTAACGACATAGCCAAGAAACTGGGTGTATCATTAATAACAGTTTCAAAAGCATTACGCGGGCACCCAGATGTTTCCCAGTCAACAGCAGAATTAGTAAAGAAAACTGCCGACGAACTGGGTTATTACCCAAATTTAATGGCACGTAATTTAGCCTCAAGAAAATCCAATTCAATTGGCGTGGTACTACCACAAATTGCACATCATTTTTTCAGCGCAATTATGGACCATATTTACAATTATGCAATGATGAATAACTACCAGGTCTTTTTAACGGTCTCGCAAGAAAACTCGGAAATGCAGAAAAAACAGATCCAAACACTGCTTTCATTAAGAGTTGATGGGCTGATTGTTTCTATTACACAAGATTCAAATGATTTTGAGATTTTTGAGAATGCTCTTAGACGGCAAACACCAATCGTGTTTATGGATAGAATTCCAAACCTAACCCGCTGCAACACCGTAACTGTTAATGATAAAAATGGCGCATTTATTGCAATCGAACATGCCATAAAATTAGGTTACAAAAAAATTGCTCACTTTGCGGGTTATTCGAATGTAAATATTGGTCTGCAAAGAATACTGGGTTTTAAAAATGCTATGCAGAAGAATGGCTTAGAAGTAAAATCGGATTGGATAATCGAGGGTGGATATGATGAAAAAAATGGCTACGAAACATTTATGAATCTTTATCATCAAAATAACTTGCCCGAATTTATATTGGCGGTTACTTACCCGGTAGCAATTGGAATTTATAAGGCGGCTAAGGAGGTAGGAATGAGGATTCCGGAGGATATCGATTTAATCTGTTTCGGTAATTCTCCGGTGCAGGAATTTTTATCTCCCCCATTAAGTTGTATCAACCAGCCAACCGAACAACTCGCTTACAAATCAATTGATCTTCTCATTGAAAACATCAATAATATAGATGAGTTTGAATACAAGCATATAATTGTTGACACTGAATTGATTCTTCGTGGTACTTGCATCAACTATAAAAAAAATTAG
- a CDS encoding RNA-binding protein, giving the protein MNIFVGNLSYQATDEDLELLFKEYGQVKSVKVIRDMFSGESKGFGFVEMNDKAAATKAIEELNTRELKGKKIVVNEARPKTDNRRGGGGRGGSRGGNSGGSGGGGRRW; this is encoded by the coding sequence ATGAATATTTTTGTTGGGAATTTATCTTATCAAGCAACTGACGAGGATCTTGAATTATTATTCAAGGAATATGGTCAAGTAAAAAGTGTAAAAGTAATCCGTGATATGTTCTCGGGTGAATCAAAGGGCTTCGGTTTTGTTGAAATGAATGATAAAGCTGCGGCAACAAAAGCAATTGAAGAACTTAACACAAGAGAATTAAAAGGCAAAAAAATTGTCGTTAATGAAGCTCGTCCCAAAACCGATAATAGACGCGGTGGTGGTGGAAGAGGCGGTTCCCGTGGCGGAAATAGCGGCGGAAGCGGCGGCGGCGGAAGAAGATGGTAG